The following coding sequences lie in one Patescibacteria group bacterium genomic window:
- a CDS encoding peptidoglycan DD-metalloendopeptidase family protein, whose product MNRFIKSLLITGALILSLAPFLPKTQVAAVDDLNEQIKNKQSQLTELKKQIDTYRNAIADKQAQSSSLKKQLTVLDDKVAQAELNIKGKELALATVTLQIQAVTLDVGRHEQSIADKSSKIAEILRQLYQNNQKSLLEIIALNTSFGKYFDQLSYLEELERNLQQQTNQLQTSKTELEHQQQNLALYKIDLTKTKNDLEESKGQLSSELNTKQYILKQTRESESRYQNLLTQAIQEQQKANADINNLEQEVRRRLKNQGIQSLNQLDTNFIWPVKPYKGLSTYFNDPTYIFRKYFEHGAIDIPNPQGTAIKAAAAGYVARAKDAGLGYSYIMIVHNNGLATVYGHTSRIDVEENSFVTKGQVIGAVGGLPGTRGAGSLTTGPHLHFEIRLNGIPVDPLNYLP is encoded by the coding sequence ATGAATAGATTTATAAAATCATTATTGATTACTGGCGCTTTAATCTTAAGTTTAGCGCCTTTTTTGCCTAAAACCCAAGTAGCCGCCGTGGATGACTTAAACGAGCAAATAAAAAACAAACAAAGTCAATTAACCGAATTAAAAAAACAAATTGATACTTACCGTAATGCTATCGCCGATAAACAAGCCCAATCTTCCTCTTTAAAAAAACAATTAACCGTTCTGGATGACAAAGTTGCCCAAGCTGAACTTAATATTAAAGGAAAAGAATTGGCTTTAGCAACAGTCACCCTACAAATCCAAGCGGTTACTTTAGATGTTGGCCGGCACGAACAATCAATTGCCGACAAAAGTTCTAAAATAGCTGAAATACTACGACAACTTTATCAAAATAACCAAAAAAGTCTGTTGGAAATAATCGCTCTAAATACTTCTTTTGGAAAATATTTTGATCAACTTAGCTATTTAGAAGAATTGGAACGCAATCTGCAACAACAAACCAACCAACTACAAACATCTAAAACAGAATTAGAACACCAACAACAAAACTTAGCTCTATATAAAATTGATTTAACTAAGACTAAAAACGACCTGGAAGAATCCAAGGGTCAATTAAGTAGCGAATTAAATACTAAACAATACATCCTAAAGCAAACCAGAGAATCAGAAAGCCGTTATCAAAATCTTTTAACCCAAGCTATTCAGGAACAACAAAAGGCCAATGCCGACATAAATAACTTGGAACAAGAAGTTAGACGGCGTTTAAAAAATCAAGGTATTCAAAGTCTAAACCAACTGGATACTAATTTTATTTGGCCGGTCAAACCTTATAAAGGCCTATCCACTTATTTTAACGACCCTACTTATATTTTTAGAAAATATTTTGAACATGGGGCCATTGATATTCCCAATCCGCAAGGAACAGCCATTAAAGCGGCGGCGGCCGGCTACGTGGCCCGAGCCAAAGACGCCGGCTTGGGTTACAGTTATATAATGATAGTCCATAACAACGGCCTGGCCACGGTTTATGGGCACACCAGCCGAATTGACGTGGAAGAAAACAGCTTTGTTACCAAAGGACAGGTTATTGGCGCTGTTGGTGGCCTGCCAGGCACTAGGGGAGCCGGCAGTTTAACCACTGGCCCGCATTTACACTTTGAAATTAGACTTAATGGTATACCAGTTGATCCCTTAAATTATTTACCCTAA
- a CDS encoding NUDIX domain-containing protein: MKLWLSLNLDQNTWRQTGSYLSCLKNQLKHNDLKSYLTPVKKDQLTTTFLNEVTLAKLPALTLKLKKIADQTTVFDLKFSSSAWLKQNQPEILLKTTTNSAYRLLQKTIALELKEIELTTSSYQPGLIIAKLNKTKGVLPKINCPPFTVQPNGLNLITSQLTPQGLIHKKLNTWLFKTEKFRRNVVICLLNANDEILLTQHQDRPLSWQLPQGGVESTENLTQAALREIKEEVGVSQTRCLLVKPDLHRYRWPKYLLLHGQDPEKKQYVGQLQSLVVLRIAKQTVNLTLDKREAALALWIKPADLIKQLPRSRKPIGRLIIKELKINKLISPIT; the protein is encoded by the coding sequence ATGAAGTTATGGTTGTCTTTAAATTTGGACCAAAATACTTGGCGCCAAACAGGCTCCTATTTGTCTTGTTTAAAAAATCAATTAAAACACAACGATCTTAAAAGTTATTTAACTCCTGTAAAAAAAGATCAACTAACTACCACTTTTCTAAATGAAGTAACTTTAGCCAAACTACCAGCTTTAACCCTTAAACTTAAAAAAATAGCGGACCAAACAACTGTTTTTGATTTAAAATTCAGTTCCTCGGCCTGGCTTAAACAAAATCAGCCAGAAATTTTGCTTAAAACTACTACCAATTCTGCTTATCGTTTGTTACAAAAAACTATTGCTTTAGAATTAAAAGAAATAGAATTAACAACTAGTAGTTACCAACCAGGTTTAATTATAGCCAAACTAAACAAAACAAAAGGCGTCCTACCCAAAATAAACTGTCCACCCTTTACTGTCCAACCTAATGGTCTTAATTTAATAACCAGCCAATTAACTCCCCAGGGACTAATTCATAAAAAACTTAATACCTGGCTGTTTAAAACAGAAAAATTTCGACGTAATGTGGTAATTTGTTTACTTAATGCTAATGATGAAATATTACTTACTCAACACCAAGATCGGCCACTCAGCTGGCAACTACCCCAAGGTGGAGTAGAATCAACAGAAAATTTAACCCAAGCGGCCCTAAGAGAAATTAAAGAAGAAGTGGGTGTTTCTCAAACCCGTTGTTTATTGGTTAAGCCAGACCTACACCGTTATCGCTGGCCTAAATATCTTTTATTACACGGTCAAGATCCAGAAAAAAAACAATATGTCGGCCAATTACAAAGTCTAGTTGTATTACGAATAGCCAAACAAACAGTTAATTTAACTTTAGATAAAAGGGAAGCCGCTTTAGCCCTATGGATAAAACCAGCTGATTTAATAAAGCAATTGCCTCGTTCCAGAAAACCAATTGGCCGTTTAATAATTAAGGAACTTAAAATAAACAAATTAATCAGTCCTATAACTTGA
- a CDS encoding glutamate--tRNA ligase, translating into MVRVRFAPSPTGELHIGGARTALYNYLYALKQKGNFIIRIEDTDRERLVPGSLNRLLQGLKWLGLNWQEGPDIGGPYGPYIQSERLPIYKEQAQQLLNNNQAYYCFCSSQRLSELRQTQLEQKLPSRYDRTCLKLTKEIVQDNLNNKLPFTIRLKVPTGTTTLYDLIRGTVVFNNKEIDDQVLLKSDGYPTYHLANVVDDHLMAISHVIRGEEWLPSAPKHLLLYQAFAWQPPAFAHLPNVLNKQKAKLSKRKDGATVWLETYQTQGYLPAALVNFLTLLGWHPTNDQEIFNLKELSQLFSLDRVQKGGAIFDLDKLNWFNHLYLQKLSSSELDEKLQTHYQTLKQSGRPITSTLRLTEIIKDRLVKLNDVQSTNWFFSNDLSSALPIIVPNKSTPATTKKSLQLAQLSLNQTIAWTIEAIKTACQKNQEANKLSNMEFLWPARVAVTGLNKSPDFYTAAWALGKEEALKRLAWVEANMLL; encoded by the coding sequence ATGGTTAGAGTACGTTTTGCTCCTTCGCCAACTGGCGAACTTCATATCGGCGGCGCCCGCACTGCTTTATATAATTATCTTTACGCCCTTAAACAAAAAGGGAATTTTATAATCAGAATAGAAGATACTGACCGAGAAAGACTAGTTCCTGGCAGCTTAAACAGATTGCTACAAGGTCTTAAGTGGTTGGGTTTAAATTGGCAGGAAGGTCCGGATATCGGCGGACCATATGGACCTTATATTCAATCGGAACGTCTACCAATCTATAAAGAGCAGGCCCAACAGCTACTTAATAATAATCAAGCTTATTATTGTTTTTGTTCTAGCCAAAGGCTAAGCGAACTTAGACAAACACAATTAGAACAAAAATTACCCAGCCGTTATGACCGGACTTGTTTAAAATTAACCAAAGAAATAGTTCAAGATAATTTAAACAATAAACTACCTTTTACTATTCGTTTAAAAGTACCGACTGGCACAACGACTCTTTATGACTTAATCCGCGGCACAGTGGTCTTTAATAACAAAGAAATAGACGATCAGGTTCTGCTTAAATCAGATGGTTATCCAACTTATCACTTAGCCAACGTAGTCGACGATCATTTAATGGCTATTAGCCATGTTATCAGGGGAGAGGAGTGGTTACCTTCGGCACCCAAACATTTATTGCTTTATCAGGCTTTTGCTTGGCAACCGCCGGCCTTTGCCCACCTACCCAATGTTTTAAACAAACAAAAAGCCAAACTGTCCAAAAGAAAAGATGGTGCGACTGTGTGGTTAGAAACCTACCAGACCCAAGGCTATTTACCAGCCGCCCTGGTTAATTTTTTAACTCTATTAGGTTGGCATCCAACAAACGATCAAGAAATATTTAACCTTAAGGAATTAAGTCAGCTTTTTTCTTTAGACCGCGTACAAAAAGGCGGAGCTATTTTTGATTTAGATAAACTAAACTGGTTTAATCATCTATATTTACAAAAATTATCTTCTAGTGAACTAGATGAAAAACTACAAACTCATTACCAAACTCTTAAACAATCCGGCCGGCCAATCACCAGCACTTTAAGACTTACAGAAATAATCAAAGACAGGCTAGTTAAATTAAACGATGTTCAATCAACCAATTGGTTTTTTAGTAATGATCTATCAAGCGCTTTACCAATTATTGTCCCAAATAAAAGCACCCCTGCCACAACCAAAAAATCGTTACAGTTAGCCCAATTATCCTTAAATCAAACAATAGCTTGGACCATTGAAGCAATTAAAACAGCTTGCCAAAAAAATCAAGAGGCTAATAAATTATCCAATATGGAATTTTTATGGCCAGCTCGAGTAGCTGTTACTGGACTTAATAAATCACCGGATTTTTACACAGCTGCTTGGGCCCTAGGTAAAGAAGAGGCTCTTAAAAGACTGGCTTGGGTAGAAGCAAACATGTTATTATAG
- a CDS encoding tyrosine-type recombinase/integrase, translating into MITAAKKHLSPKTKTASLSLDYLDDFLLSLQTNNYSPETIYNYERDLKVFDKFLLDNKIPFLKVDKRIIDRYKAYLNSVDRLTAEKNKPSLRLRSYSLNRMLSSLRAYLRYLIDLDYQTPLSPESVKLVKTEKKHPQVAELNELVKLIESPSLLEKNKQVATRNRAMLEVLFATGLRISELISLNKSQIDLSGRIFVTGKGRKQRFVYLTDRALKHINYYLALRHDSWPALFIPYRGENSGKTTKRLSTNYLQMKIKQYREQLHINVPTSAHSLRHGFATYLAESGANPAAIQVLLGHESLDTTTRYVHASDKYAETTHRKFHPLNK; encoded by the coding sequence ATGATTACAGCAGCAAAAAAACACCTGTCCCCCAAAACTAAAACAGCTTCTTTGAGTTTGGATTATTTGGATGATTTTTTATTGTCTTTGCAGACTAATAATTATTCCCCAGAAACAATTTATAATTACGAAAGAGATCTTAAAGTCTTTGATAAGTTCTTGTTGGATAATAAAATCCCCTTTCTTAAGGTAGACAAAAGAATTATTGACCGCTATAAGGCTTATTTAAACTCAGTAGACCGATTAACAGCTGAAAAAAATAAACCAAGCTTACGTTTGCGCAGTTATTCTTTAAATCGTATGTTATCCAGTTTACGTGCTTATTTAAGATATTTAATAGATTTGGATTACCAAACACCTTTGTCGCCCGAATCTGTTAAACTGGTTAAAACCGAAAAGAAACATCCGCAAGTGGCAGAACTTAATGAGCTGGTGAAATTAATTGAGTCACCTTCTTTACTAGAAAAAAATAAACAAGTGGCCACTCGTAATCGGGCTATGTTGGAGGTATTATTTGCCACTGGTTTACGTATTTCTGAGTTGATTAGTTTAAACAAATCGCAGATAGATTTAAGTGGACGTATTTTTGTGACTGGTAAGGGTCGCAAACAGCGTTTTGTTTATTTAACTGATCGGGCCTTAAAGCATATAAATTATTATTTAGCTTTGCGCCACGATAGTTGGCCAGCCTTGTTTATTCCTTATCGGGGTGAAAATTCTGGCAAAACTACTAAAAGACTGTCGACTAATTATTTGCAAATGAAAATAAAACAGTATCGGGAACAGTTGCACATTAATGTGCCAACTTCAGCCCACTCTCTAAGGCATGGTTTTGCCACTTATTTGGCGGAAAGCGGGGCTAATCCGGCCGCTATACAAGTATTGCTGGGCCATGAATCACTTGATACTACTACTCGCTATGTTCATGCTTCGGATAAATATGCGGAAACTACACACCGTAAATTTCATCCTTTAAATAAATAA